A window from Bos mutus isolate GX-2022 chromosome 1, NWIPB_WYAK_1.1, whole genome shotgun sequence encodes these proteins:
- the DNAJB11 gene encoding dnaJ homolog subfamily B member 11, which produces MAPQNLGTFCLLLLYLIGTVIAGRDFYKILGVPRSASIKDIKKAYRKLALQLHPDRNPDDPRAQEKFQDLGAAYEVLSDSEKRKQYDTYGEEGLKDGHQSSHGDIFSHFFGDFGFMFGGTPRQQDRNIPRGSDIIVDLEVTLEEVYAGNFVEVVRNKPVARQAPGKRKCNCRQEMRTTQLGPGRFQMTQEVVCDECPNVKLVNEERTLEVEIEPGVRDGMEYPFIGEGEPHVDGEPGDLRFRIKVVKHSIFERRGDDLYTNVTISLVESLVGFDMDITHLDGHKVHISRDKITRPGAKLWKKGEGLPNFDNNNIKGSLIITFDVDFPKEQLSEEAREGIKQLLKQGSVQKVYNGLQGY; this is translated from the exons ATGGCCCCGCAGAACCTGGGCACCTTCTGCCTGTTGCTGCTGTACCTCATCGGGACCGTGATCGCCGG GCGAGACTTCTATAAGATCTTGGGGGTGCCTCGCAGTGCCTCTATAAAGGATATTAAAAAGGCCTACAGGAAACTAGCCCTGCAGCTTCATCCTGACCGGAATCCTGATGATCCACGAGCACAGGAGAAATTCCAGGATCTGGGTGCTGCTTATGAG GTTCTATCGGATAGTGAGAAACGGAAACAGTATGATACATATGGTGAAGAGGGCTTGAAAGATGGGCATCAGAGCTCCCATGGAGACATTTTTTCACA CTTCTTTGGAGATTTTGGTTTCATGTTTGGAGGAACCCCTCGTCAGCAAGACAGAAATATTCCAAGAGGAAGTGATATTATTGTAGATCTAGAAGTCACTTTGGAAGAAGTGTATGCAGGAAATTTTGTAGAA GTGGTTAGAAACAAACCCGTGGCGAGGCAGGCCCCTGGCAAACGGAAGTGCAACTGCAGGCAGGAGATGCGGACCACCCAGCTGGGCCCCGGGCGCTTCCAGATGACCCAGGAGGTGGTCTGCGACGAGTGCCCGAATGTCAA ACTAGTGAATGAAGAACGAACACTGGAGGTAGAAATTGAACCTGGGGTGAGAGACGGCATGGAGTACCCCTTCATTGGAGAAG GTGAGCCTCACGTGGATGGAGAGCCAGGAGACCTGCGGTTCCGAATCAAAGTTGTCAA GCACTCAATATTTGAAAGGCGAGGAGATGACTTATACACAAATGTGACAATCTCCCTCGTAGAGTCCCTGGTGGGCTTTGATATGGACATTACTCACTTGGATGGTCACAAG GTACATATTTCCCGCGATAAGATCACCAGACCCGGAGCCAAGCTATGGAAGAAAGGGGAAGGGCTCCCCAACTttgacaacaacaacatcaaGGGCTCTTTAATAATCACTTTCGATGTGGATTTTCCAAAAGAACAGTTGTCAGAGGAAGCAAGAGAAG GTATCAAACAGCTACTGAAACAAGGATCAGTGCAGAAGGTTTAcaatggactgcaaggatattaa